In Monodelphis domestica isolate mMonDom1 chromosome 1, mMonDom1.pri, whole genome shotgun sequence, the sequence ATGGTACACTGGAGAGGAACCCTGTGTGGATCCCAGCTTTGCCTCTGCAAGAAGTCATTGTGAGTGGCAGACAAGTTGCCTTGGAACTGGATTCTCcaagccttagttttcttatctgcagaTGGAGGGAAGTTGGACTAAGGCTTCAAGGTTCTTTCTAGGCTCTCTACCCAGAATCCTATGCACATGCTACACGTCAGAGTTCTAGAAGGCCTGCACAGTAGTTGGAGAGGCCTTTAATGGCTGCGGTAAAGTGACTAGCAGCtatacaaaacaaatccacacacAAACTTTTGAGAACCATTTAATGTGATAAACATAGCAGCATGTGCTCAGGCATACAAAGTGAAGAAAGACCCAGGCAGAGAATAAAATAGTGCTTTGGGGAGACCCAGGGTGATAGAAGTACATTAGCATGATTCTCCAACATTGTGAACAATACAAAGCGGCTCCTTAGCACTAGAAAGAGAATTCCAGATGTTCACTCTTAAAATCAATAACCAATTTTATAACTTCCCCCCAACCTCAGTCTTACCACTCAAGAGGAAGACGGACATTCAGACAGGAGAGCCGAATAGAGGGGACATGACCATATACACACACGCAAGGCTCATGGGCTTAACTCTTTTGGAGAGGAAGGAGGCATAATAGTCAACATAACTAAAGACAACATAAATAGagaaggtgggaggaagggacaggGCAAGTTCTCTTCCTTCCAGGGATTTCGCCTAATCTTCCCGTCAGTTTTTTGGCAATAATTCGTGTTTTCCTTAaatactatctctattttaaataaagaagCAGATGATATGGACTGTACTTATAATCTGTAGGCTTTCCTAAGTGATAAAAGTGAAGGGAATATCCCTTTGAgggaagagaacaaaactaaaggggttaatttattaaaaattcacaaactgaaaacattttaattattagtTCATGAGCCAAAATTACATAGTAAAAATGTATAACCTATACAAAGGAGAGATTCCGTCAGTCATCTTCTATTCcactaaagaaacaaaaatgacatTCTTAAACTCGCTTCAGGAAGTCAAGGAACAGagtaaagaaagaaatctttcaGAATATTCAAATTTACACTTTGAGCTATTTATTTACACCAAACTAGTTTTACTTTAGTCAATGAGGAAGAATTTCTGATTAAGACTAAGTCTCTACGACCAACTGGGCCTAATAAAAGGCTTGTCCACTATGGTGATAACCTTTTATCAGATCCTGAGCTTTGGATCCAGTCATTGGTTTAAACATCTCCTTAATTGAAAATAAGCCTGAAATAAAAGAGagatctgtatatatatatatatatatgtatatataatatgtacacaaGCCATCCCAGTGTCTTTAGGTCCAGTGTTGGCACAGGGAGGCCACAATGGGGAGGATGCTGAGGGCCATCTCAGGACTGGATGTTGGTGGAATTGAGGATTCGAGAAGGGACGTCAGATCTGGAAGCCTTTGAAAGTTCTCGCtgttgaaagagaaaaggagtcAGGAAAGCTAGCTGGGGACAGGGGAGTGAGAAGCCCAGGACGCTGCCTGATGAGGGAGGgactcctctttccccctccctgtcAGCACAGCAGCTCTGGAGAGTCCCAATGGCAAGAGACAGCCAAGCTTCTCAGAATGGCAAGCAAAGGAGAGGATGTCCCCGAGATGTGGACACGGGTCAGATTTTAGTCATCAGTCCCAGCCAAAGTTGTGTTAAGGATGAGTCAGGAGGCTAGTCAGAAAACGTTCCGATGCACATGCACATCCCCCAAGTCACACTAGGTTGGGAAAGAGCCTCTTCTGTGGAACAGAAATGCCCAAATGTCCACAGAGCTTTGGCGCTCTGAGGCGAAGGGTGGCAAAGAGGGCGAAGCAGCGGCCCGGGATCCCTCTACTGATCAGGGGCCCGGCAGATCTACCAATCCCTGGGGCTGAAAGCCCTGTGACCTGCTGATGATTTCATCTCATGCTGGAGCACATGGTAGGAGAAGGGAGAGGCCAAGTTATAGGAAGATGTTAATAGATGTTAGTGAAACGGGCAGGACTACAGACAGCGGGAAGGCAAAGCTGTGGCTCCTCAGGAGATCTTCCAGGAAGCCACCAGGCACGGGACCACCTGGGCCCAAAGGGAATGCCGACTACGTTGGTCTTTTAAAACCccaacttagaatcaacactaagtatctgTTTCAAGGGATGGACaactggggtgaagtgatttgcccagggtcacaagcaaGGAAACAGCTGAGGGCTCCAGGCTTGGCTCGCTGCCCCTGGGGTTAGCGATCTAGTTCTGATCTACGCTAGCCTGAGACAATGAGGGGGTACCGCAGTGATCCCTGCTGCCATGGTCACCCTTTCAGAAGGGGCTACACCCAGGAAAGAGgctatttgggggaaaaaacccaaaccctacaTTTCAGTAGCTGAAGAGGTGAAGAGGCAATGATGCTGAATAGTGAGCCCAATTCCTAAACTATGCTATTCTGAAGCAATGTGCTTCCTGCCCTTGTCCTGGCATGAGCCATCTGACACTGCCCCCTGGCCCTCCCCCACACAGCCTGGTGAGCCTGAAGGAACGATGATGGCAAGGATCAGGCTAATGAGTGAAATGAGAGCATCGGGAGGTTGGCAAGGCGCTTCGCAAGCTCGTTAGATTACGGGTGTTAATGGCTGTTGTTAGATGGCAAACAGGGGTGAGGATATCAAACCGAGGCATAAGGGTCTCGAACCCGGTATGGTGCTTGGATCAGCATGCAGTGCTAGTCTGGAAAATCTCGGCCCTTCAGTGCCTCAACTATCCCAGCAGCGTTGCGGAGCAGAAACGGGAAAGCAGGCAAAGGAGCATTAGCTAGCTTGCAGCAGACAGAAATGAAGCAGGCTCGTGGGAGGGGTTAGTGAGGCATATACTCCATGAAATAATCAACACACAGGCCAAAAGGAATTGAATACAGGAAGCACACAGTCAGGGTTCCGTCCCTTCTCTCCCCAAACAGTGCCCGGTCCCCCCGGCCTGTGCTCCGAGCTCGGGTGGGGGGCTGCCCCCGGCAGGGAGCTGCCACTGAAGAAAGCTGCCCGAGTGGAGGTGGAGGTCGGCAGCGAGATTTTATAGAGACGCCTCAGGATTGAAGGACTGGAGAAAGCCGACAGTCCCACGTCCTCAAGTCTCAGGTAGGCTTTCCTGCTCCCCCTTGCCAGTGGGCTCTCTGGGACGGTGGCTGAGCCCAGGGTTAGTACAGAGCGCCTCCTGGCAGAGCTAGTAGGGAGGTGTGGAGGAAGAAGGGGCATGCAGGGACATACAGACCTGAGACCCCACAGATGAGCAGTCAAAGAGGGAAGGGTCCTTCTACAGAATAAAGAAGTGAGACGGTTACCAAGAACTCCACCAAGAGAACACCCAGGTGGTCACTGCATGAGTGAGAGTTCAGGGGCTTTTCCTTCTGCGGCTAAGGGATGGTTTGTCTCGGACAGAAGGATTCAATTTAGACGTCCAATTGTCGCCTCCTCCTGCACGGGGCTTCCCGCCAAAGCAAGAAAGGCTTCTCCGCCCCCAGAGCTGACCCTGTCCCATTCAGGAGCTGCGTCCCCCTTGGCTCTGCCCATCCCACCCTGACTGTGTGCTCCCCAGGGATTGGTAGATTTTAGAAAAGGTAAATTACcgcaaactcagaataggtgcTGGCAACAGAATTAACGGTGAGGTTACGCTGGAGAGGGGTCGAGTAGGGACACCCACCGGTCAGGATGCTGCCACTCAACTCAATGTTCTCTTTGTTGTGCCCCTGCCTGCCCAGAGGGGCCGTCCTCTGCCCCGGACGGCTGGGAGTCCTGGATGGCTGCCCAAAGGaaacagggaaaggaagaaggtaagTCATCCTTCGCACGAACCATTGTGACATGTCTAAGGCCGCCCCCAAAACTCAAGAGGAAGATAACATGTTCTGGCTAGGTGGTGCTCTTTGGGGCTTTCATCGGCGTGGCAGATGGCCGCCCCTCCATAACTGACCGTGTGACCTCTGAGCGTCTGCCCCCAAAACGCACAACCCTCTGGGCGGGGGGCGTGGCTCGGCTGGCCCCACAGGTCAGACGGTCAATCGCGGAGCCTGACCACGTGGGGAGCACGGCCAGCCTTGCACTCTAGCCTAAGCCACTGGGACAGGATGTGAGGGCTGCTGGGTTCTTGAAGCCTTTGTGGTTTCATTCAGAACGGGAGCGCTCAATGCTTTACCAAACACTCCCATCTGGAATGGGCTGTGCCGAGcactccttccccacctccccctcTTGGAAGCTCCAGGCCGGACACCATTCCTGGGGATCAATGCCCGCCTCTGCTCCAGCACCAGGGCTGGCAGGGACCCTTCCCAGACCCCCGTCGTTCCACCCTCCTGCCGGGATGACACCCGATAGTAACGTCATGGGCTAGTCCAGCCTAACTACGCCTCATGAAACAGCGAATGGCTCAGGGATCACGGGCTCGAGCTGCTGTCCCTGACAGCTAGAATGACATGGTGGGGGTGAGTTAGTGCATGGAGAGCGTGCGCATCACACAGACTGACCTTGCCTCCGGCGGGCGGCAGGCGGGCCGCTGGGGAATGGTAGACAGTCCCGCCGAAGACAGAGCGCAGGGTGCTATTGGGAGTGGCGGAGGACACGGTGGTGGCATTAAGCTGAAGGGGAAGAGCAGGGAAGTTAGTGGCGTGGCATGGCCCGGGGCAGCGGCGTGTTAACATCCTCAGCTCTGGAAATCCAACTCCTCCCCAGGAGAGCGGGCCAGGAAGAGGGGACCAGAACAAAGCCACTACGTGGGATGAGGCAAGCGCCCTGCCCAGAGGAGGGACCCATGACATGCAGCAGGGCCCAACTAACGTCCAGGCGAAGTTAGTGCGAGTTTCAACTTTTAACTTGGACCACTGATACAAATCTGGAAAATAATTGCCCTTTCAAGGCAACTTTGCAAAGGAAAGTTACTGATGCAATACATGAAACTCGCCAACCCTAAATGTGAATGCACCATGTATTAGTAACTACATTTGGACTGCTGGGGAACAGCAACCCACTAATTTAAATGCATATCATTCAAAACTGGAGATGGAGCAGAAAGCCTCACCTAAAAGGAAGCAAGACCAGCGGCTGCTCTGACACTCCTGTTAGTACCTAGTGCGTTACTAAAGTCGGCTGCTACGACATTTTAAACAATTCTACACAAAATTCTCTTTGCAGTACATGGACGCAAAGCCTTGAATGAAGagccaggaattttttttttaactgttaggTGTGTAAAGGAGTCTGAACTTtatttgaaacaaaataaaaataaaattggctgCTCTCATAGCCAGTCTGTAACGTAGCATTCATGACCAGAGAGATGAACAGAGGCGGGATGACACGATCACGTGTCATTTTACAGCCCCTACCGAAGGCTTTTTGGGGGAAACAATGTCCCTATTTGTATATGTCAGTGTAAAACTGTGGCAATGATGAGATGGCTTCCCGGGGAGCACTAGGCAATCGCCTCCTTCCCTGACACCCCCAGAAGACCAGGCCCTCAGCTCCCCCTCCTCTCTATAAGTACTCATGAAGTGCTCCTCAAGGGCCAGACGTTGGGCTGGGCTCTAAAATCGtaacatacataaaataaaaaggatccCGGAGCAAAAGCCTCGTAAACCTCAAGGATCAGATACAATAACCAGAGACCCCGTAACCCACAAAAAGCACCATCGGCTCCCCGGAATGTATGGTCTGGTTATTTCCGGACGAGGAGCACGCCAAGCTCACGAGACACAAAAGGAAAGCGAGCCATTCCTCTCCCAAGCCTGGCAGAATGCACGCGGAAGACGGGTGGATGAGAATGCCCGGGGCCGAGGCCAGAGGAGCCGCTGTGGACGACGGCCACACAAATAACAGTGCAGGGAAAGCCTTCGCCCAAAGAAGAGGGCTGGGATGGACGAAAACGGAGGAAAACGGGGCCCTCGGGAAGGGTCCCAAAGGGCTGTGGGGGGTGGCTCCCTCCATGGGCCCATTACGCCCGGCGGCCTTGTCTTCCTGCCTGCCAGGAGGCGGCGCTCTAGACAAACGTCAGGCAGTGCCAGCAGGGACCCTAACTTGGAAATGCTCAGAATTTGGAGCGCCGCGTGTTCTACGTCACTGTCCACAGCAGCGCCGCGAGCTACACCCTCGCGTGACCCTgccaacaactctgggagggaggggcTGTGACCCTCCCccttttacagaaggggaaacaggCTGCGGGGAgttcagggacttgcccaggggtccAGGGCTCTATCCGCCGCATAGCCTTGATGCCTCCAACAGCGTGACATCCCAATTCATTTAGCTAGACTTCCTGAATAACTCTAAACCCATCTAGTGTCATTCCATGTGCTGGCACTCTAAGCGCCGAGGACGGGCGCCTCACTACCCGTCTGGGCCTCCACCTCACAGGACCTCCTCGGACGCGGTCTCGGACTCGGGGAACCGAAGCTAGGGGAAGCCGGGCTCCTGCAGACGGCGCCCTCCTCTACCTTGCGGACTTTGCCCGGCGTGTTGGGGCCCGGGCCTCGCCGCTTGCCGGGCGTCCGGGGAGTACTGCCGTACAGCATCTCGGTCTCTGTCTGCTGGGTCTTCTTGAGCTGCTGCAAGAGAAAGGGTCCAAGGCAGGGCTCAGTCCCTGCGGGCCGCCCCGCGGCCCCCCGTGCCTCCCGGCCCGGCCCTTACCCTCTCCTGCTTGGCCTTCTCCTTCTCCAGGCGATGCAGCTCCCACTGCTCTGTCACATACTCCATGAACTTCTGCCCGTTCACCACAAAGGCCTGCGCGCGCTCCTGTTCCCACAGCTCGATCCGGCCCTTCAGCTCCTCCTCCAGCTGGGCCACAAAGAGACGGTCAGGACCGCGCAGCCGTCAGCTCCCTCCCGGAAGCCAGCGCATGAGGGGGACGTGGGCACGAGCTCGACCCCCCAATGGGTTTATTCATAGCCGCCGAGGAGGAAGGACCAAgagccgcctcctcctcctcctcctcctccacactGCCCCGAGGAGAGGGGAAAGGCTGCGGGGAAATGCCCGTGAGGGCCAGCGCCAGGATGCCGAGGTCCCCGGGGGAGAGGCCAGGAAACAGGGCGTACCTTAGGCAGAGTCTTCTGGAGCTTGgctctctgcttctcttccttcaGGAGGTTTCCACCTCTATTGGTAAATCGGCTTGGGTCGGATGCTTTTCTCTGAGGACAAAAAAAGTTAGAACTTGgggtccagggggcagctgggtggctcagtggatttcctgggttcaaatctggcctcagacacttcctgctgTGTGGCCTTGCCCTGAcggttctgccttggagccaatacccagtagcGATTCTAAGTCAGAGGGTCAGTGGATCAGTGCTTATTTCCAGGAAGTGCTTTTGTCCCACCCAACCGTCCTGTTCAGGAGACGGGAGAGGCTCCTTCTCCACACTAACGCCAGGCTCTGACCCGGCCTCCGTTGGCAGGGGGAGGGCAGCCTGGCCAGGCCGGGGACGTACCTCGAACTCCAGGAAGAGCCTCCAGCTGTCCTCCCACTTCTGGACGCCTTCGAAGAGCTCCTTGTGAGCCTCGTAGTAGTGCTTCAGCTGCGCGAGCTCGGCGTCGTGGAGCTGCAGCAGCATCTCTGTGTAGTCCTCTGCAGGGGCACAAGAGTCCAGGAAGCAGCTCACTAGTCCGCCTTCCCCTCCCAAACCCTGTTCTGAAGGAGCCTCCCGGAGCGAGAGGCCAAAGCCGGCCTCCTCCCGCCTGCCCACGCCAGGCTTCCCCCCCTAAATCCCAACAGCTCCTCCTCTCGCTGGGAGGGGGTGGCTGAGCCTCCGCTAAGGGGCCACTCCATGCTGGGATAGAGACTGAAAGGCCCACGATCCCTTCTGGGGAGCATCGAACGACAGAATAAGCACAACCTGcacagaaggggagggggagcacCGTCTTAAAAGGAAGGGAGGATGCCGGGAACAGGGCCAGCCCACCGACAACACCCGGAGATGGGCCTCCTGGGGGAGGAAGAGGTCAGTCCTGAACAGGAGACGGCGGGGCTTTgggctctgagagggaagaggtgTTCCAAGTGTCCACGGGGCAGGGGGAAAGCAGGCCTGATGCTCAAGGCAGAGACTGGCCGTCCCGCCAGAAATGGTCCTTCTGCCCGAGGGAGCCGACGAGCCAAGGATGAGGGACTGGAAGCCCCTGGGAAATGCCCAGGGAGAGATCAGGGGCAACGTGGGAGGGAGCAGGCCAGGAGGGAAGGATGGCTTGAAGGGTGGGGTGATGGGAGAGGGGGCAGTTAGGAGGTTCGGGGGATGGAGAACcgggcctagacatgggaggtctaAATCTGGCcctagactcttcctagctgggtgaccctgggcaagtcacttcaccccattgcctagtccataccactctaccttagaactgatatatAGTATTGACCCTAAAAACAGacgagggttttaaaaataaaaggagggcTTGAAGGCTGACCCTCTCCCCAACATATGACAGGTTACAAAGGAACAAAGGGGTGGCTAGAAAGCAGGACCCCTTCCCATCCCCTTTCTGCACAATCTGTCCTGGGGGACCCGAGGCGGCTCCTCCTCCAGGCCTGGGCTCTCAGACGCCTTCTTTAGGCCCTCCTTCTACCCGTGGCTCCATGTCTCTCGGGCCCCTTTTGCTGCTCCTCTGCTCTTTTTCCTGGGTCACCCTTCCCCGGCTTTCTCTTCTCGGTTTCCAGGAGACACTGAAAAAGCTCTCTGCTCCCTGGGGCTCGTCCCACTTCTGGTTCCAGCCCTctgctctctcctctccatcGAGCCTCTCTTCCTGGACCTCCTCTGGGGCTCCCCAGCTCCCTCCCTTATTCCACCGCCTGCCCGAGGCCGTCCCTGGCCTTCCTTGGCCCTCCCACCTCGGCCTTGGACTCTGACTTGTCTTCAGGGGCCTCGAGGACGCTCCCCTAGATCCGCACACCCCATCCCACACAGGTTTCAGAGGATCCTCGTCCTGCCTCAGTccactctcctctctccctgccaATCCTTTCGCTGCCCCCTGCTATAAATCCCGACAAGGAAAACTGGACGACAACAGCCTCCAAACAGCCTTCGTGACGCCATTCCCCAAAGGTTTTCACAAGCACCTAGGCCGGGCCAGGAGGCCCCGCCACAGGCCGGCTGGATGAGCCTGGCATGTGGCAGATCTGCCCCAGGGGGGATTTCCTTCCAAGGCGCTCCCCAGAAGGAAGACATCATCGGTTTGGGGCCTGCCTCACTCTCCCATTCTCCCAAGCCCCGAACCGTGCAGGGACTGTGCGAACACCGGGGACAGACAACGGCTGCTTGTTTCGGGGGGAGCAGAAGAGGGTCGAGCAGAGAAGGAAACCCAGAGCAACCTCGAGGCGCAGCACTGCCGCAGGCCGCCCTGGGGAGAGGCAGGGACTGGAGCAGGGAGGAAACGCCAGTACGGAGGCACGCAGAGAATGATAAGAAATGCCGGGGGAAGCCTTCCCACCTTCCGTCCAGCCTCAGCCGCGTCCCTCCTCTGTGCCAGCCTCTTCACAGCAATCCTATGGCCTCCCGCTGAGGAGTTCGTCTCCTCAGCCTGCATGTAAGGGCCCTCTCACCACCTGGCACCAGGCCACTTCCAGCCTCcgtctttctcctttctctgtgttccagccaaactggactgGTGCCCCGGCCCAGGCCCTGGGCCTACAATGTGCTAGAAGCTGCCTCAGTGGGTGAAATCCTGCTCGACTGTCCCTTTTTCCCCAGAAAATCTTTCTTTACCTCGCCACTTACAGATATCATCATTATTTATGAATACTTTACATCCTCCCTACTAGACTAGAACTTCTATAAGGGCAGGCACTCTATCTTATTTAAACTTTACTTGGATCTACCCATGTCTCAAAaattaatattctaatttaaatgtaacttttattttcatttaaaaaaatactatttctaATGTGGGATGGCTCTCTGGCAAGAAACAAATTATcaataaaagattattttttaaaaattcttgacaCCTCCCTACATGCCTCCTGCAAAAATGAAGGTACACTGGTCCATGGGCATGGAAACATTGCATATCATCAAAAAATTTTTAGATGTACTAAACAgttttgcagatttttttttctcttcctcttaaaaaaaaaaaggttgtcatatgggggacagctgggtgtctcagaGGAtcaagaaccagacctagagataggaggtcctgggttcaaatctagcctcagacacttcctggctgtgtgaccctggacgagtcctTAACCcccacctctcttctgccttggagccaagccacagtgttgattctaagatagatggtaagagttaaaaaaacaaaagatatcgaTAAAAGCCCTTTAAGGAATCAATATTCGTCAGCCCAGCTGCAGGCCGTACCCACCATCGTAGTAGGGGGTGAAGGCTTTCCTCTGCTCCTGGCTGTAGAAGCACTTTTCCCAGTACAGAGCCAGCTCTGTGCGGATCGCTTCCACCACTTTCTTCATGTTTTGAATCTTGAGCTCCTCCAGCCGGTCCACTTCCTCTTGCAGCtgcaaagggagaaagaaaggccAGAAAGTGTCACCTCCTGAGCCTGGAGGACGAGGGGAGGCCAGTCTCGCCACCCTCCAAAGCCTCCTGGACCTCTGTAGCACTCGAGTCCCTGGAACAATCGATCGGCACACATGCCATAGCCCCAGCTAGATGGTCCAGCAGATAGAGAGCTCGGCCCAATAAGACccgagttccaatccagcctcagatgtttcctagccatgtgaccctgggcaagtcactttaccctgtttgcctcagttcctcatctgtcaaatgagctgaagaaagaaatggcaaacatttctagtgtctttgccaagagacCCCCAAAAGGGGTTCCAAAGAGTCAAACGGTGGAAACAACAGAACAAAGCAGAGAGGCTCCTGGCTGAACCCCAAGCACAGGGCCACAGCggcatgagagagaaagagaggccaGCACACCCCACCCTCCCTCCCGGAAGCCCCTCAACCTGCAAAGGCTTTCCAGGCCCCAAGGTTTCTAGACTCGGGTGGAACTCTCAGCAGCAAAGCCCCAGAGGGCGGCCCAAGCTCCGGAGAAGCGTGATGAGCAGCTAAGGGTCTAAAAGCCTCAGGGGCCACCAGCAGTCCCTGAAAAAGCAGCCCACTCCAGCCGGCATTCGTCTCGCTCGTTTCCCTACCGCCTTCTTTATCTTGGCCTTGGAGCCGCTCATGCACGGGGCCAGGGCTTCTCTCTCCTCCAGGGGGATCTGCAGCCTGTCCCAGAGTTCTCTGATGCGCGAGCGCAGCCCCTCACACACAGCTTCGTTCTGAGCCTTCCGCATTTCCAGCTAAGGTGAAAAAAGTCAAGAGTTAGCCAAAGCGGCCACTTCCCGGAGAGCAGCTGCTCGCCAGCAGAACTTCCCGTTCCACGTGGGTGTGTTTACAGGGTTGCGGCCGTGTTGCACCGCAGAACATACACGTAAAACAAAAGAAAGGCGGGAGGCCACTTTCTGAAGTCCCAGGCCAGAGCCGAAAGCCGCCTGGCGTAAACCAGCAGCGCTAAGAGCGAGTAAAGAGGTGGGAAGGAGGCCGAACATGACACCCCTGGAGAAGTAACTGAACCTATTTTGGTTTTGAATATAAAGGGCTAAcagagctaaaaggaataataaagtggagaagttccatggagactggaacaacctccaggaagtaatgcagagcgagaggagcagaaccaggagaacattgtacacagagactgatgcactgtggtataatcgaaggtgatggacttctccattagtatcaatgcaatccctgaacaatctgcagggatctaaaaaaaaaatactacccacaagcagaggataaactgtgggagtaaaaacaccgctgaaaagcaactgcttgactacagggttggaggagataagactgaggagagactctaaatgaacactataatgcaaactccaacaacagggaaatgggttcgagtcaagaacacatgtgacaaccagtggaatcatgcgtcggctatgggagagggaaaggcgggggggggggggggggaggggaggaaaagaaaacaatctttgtttccagtgaataatgtatgaaaacgaccaaataaaataatatttaaaaaaaaaataaaaaataaagggctAACAGATAGGAAGAATCCAAAGAACTCTGGGGCGGCGTGGATGAAATGAGACGGAGGGGAAGAGAACTGGCCTGGGTTGGGGGTGGCGCCCCTGTTGGGCCTCTCTTTGTACCAGACAAGGAGTctgaatagttttctttttccgtTTATGGGGTGTTTCTGTTATCTTACTGTAAAATCTAAGTACTCGGTCATGGTCAAAGTGAACGTTTTCAGCCTTTGGGGGTCACGTGCTAGCTTTCGCATGCTCATAGTACTACCAGATAAAGTATGTTGATATCATACAATAGTACGCCTATATTATTTACGCATGTCTGAGTTTCTAAATGATTTGTCTTCTGCTGGCCTTCAAGCATCATCCACACAAAACtctcccaaaattcccatttaatttcttaggcAAACCTGAGATGTATCCAAACCGTGATGGGAAAATCAAGAGGGGAAGGAGCCCTGTGAAGACAACTTTAAATGGCATCCAAACTTGGATCAGAAACCCTGGACAATTCTGGGGCTCGTTGAATCAAGAACAACCCTGACTTTTCTTAGAGGAGACAGAGCAAGGCTAGCCTGGGGG encodes:
- the LOC100012273 gene encoding protein regulator of cytokinesis 1 isoform X2, whose translation is MRRSEVLAEESVVCLQKALNHLREIWELIGIPEDQRLQRTEVVKKHIKGLLEMMIAEEESLKERLLKSIDFCRRELNTLCRELSLNSFEEKEESTILQLEKDLRTQVEVMVKKKKERMQELKVLRERDQDLCEILCTPPYSIDLTSVPSLEELEQFRRHLATLNETKASRREEFVSTKRQIILCMEELDHTPDTSFERDVVCEDEDAFCLSLENIAALQTLLRQLEMRKAQNEAVCEGLRSRIRELWDRLQIPLEEREALAPCMSGSKAKIKKALQEEVDRLEELKIQNMKKVVEAIRTELALYWEKCFYSQEQRKAFTPYYDEDYTEMLLQLHDAELAQLKHYYEAHKELFEGVQKWEDSWRLFLEFERKASDPSRFTNRGGNLLKEEKQRAKLQKTLPKLEEELKGRIELWEQERAQAFVVNGQKFMEYVTEQWELHRLEKEKAKQERLKKTQQTETEMLYGSTPRTPGKRRGPGPNTPGKVRKLNATTVSSATPNSTLRSVFGGTVYHSPAARLPPAGGKPSRTPSRPGQRTAPLGRQGHNKENIELSGSILTGGCPYSTPLQRNLTVNSVASTYSEFAKDPSLFDCSSVGSQRELSKASRSDVPSRILNSTNIQS
- the LOC100012273 gene encoding protein regulator of cytokinesis 1 isoform X3, which gives rise to MRRSEVLAEESVVCLQKALNHLREIWELIGIPEDQRLQRTEVVKKHIKGLLEMMIAEEESLKERLLKSIDFCRRELNTLCRELSLNSFEEKEESTILQLEKDLRTQVEVMVKKKKERMQELKVLRERDQDLCEILCTPPYSIDLTSVPSLEELEQFRRHLATLNETKASRREEFVSTKRQIILCMEELDHTPDTSFERDVVCEDEDAFCLSLENIAALQTLLRQLEMRKAQNEAVCEGLRSRIRELWDRLQIPLEEREALAPCMSGSKAKIKKALQEEVDRLEELKIQNMKKVVEAIRTELALYWEKCFYSQEQRKAFTPYYDEDYTEMLLQLHDAELAQLKHYYEAHKELFEGVQKWEDSWRLFLEFERKASDPSRFTNRGGNLLKEEKQRAKLQKTLPKLEEELKGRIELWEQERAQAFVVNGQKFMEYVTEQWELHRLEKEKAKQERQLKKTQQTETEMLYGSTPRTPGKRRGPGPNTPGKVRKLNATTVSSATPNSTLRSVFGGTVYHSPAARLPPAGGKPSRTPSRPGQRTAPLGRQGHNKENIELSGSILTGGCPYSTPLQRNLTVNSVASTYSEFARELSKASRSDVPSRILNSTNIQS
- the LOC100012273 gene encoding protein regulator of cytokinesis 1 isoform X5, with protein sequence MRRSEVLAEESVVCLQKALNHLREIWELIGIPEDQRLQRTEVVKKHIKGLLEMMIAEEESLKERLLKSIDFCRRELNTLCRELSLNSFEEKEESTILQLEKDLRTQVEVMVKKKKERMQELKVLRERDQDLCEILCTPPYSIDLTSVPSLEELEQFRRHLATLNETKASRREEFVSTKRQIILCMEELDHTPDTSFERDVVCEDEDAFCLSLENIAALQTLLRQLEMRKAQNEAVCEGLRSRIRELWDRLQIPLEEREALAPCMSGSKAKIKKALQEEVDRLEELKIQNMKKVVEAIRTELALYWEKCFYSQEQRKAFTPYYDEDYTEMLLQLHDAELAQLKHYYEAHKELFEGVQKWEDSWRLFLEFERKASDPSRFTNRGGNLLKEEKQRAKLQKTLPKLEEELKGRIELWEQERAQAFVVNGQKFMEYVTEQWELHRLEKEKAKQERQLKKTQQTETEMLYGSTPRTPGKRRGPGPNTPGKVRKPSRTPSRPGQRTAPLGRQGHNKENIELSGSILTGGCPYSTPLQRNLTVNSVASTYSEFARELSKASRSDVPSRILNSTNIQS
- the LOC100012273 gene encoding protein regulator of cytokinesis 1 isoform X1; the protein is MRRSEVLAEESVVCLQKALNHLREIWELIGIPEDQRLQRTEVVKKHIKGLLEMMIAEEESLKERLLKSIDFCRRELNTLCRELSLNSFEEKEESTILQLEKDLRTQVEVMVKKKKERMQELKVLRERDQDLCEILCTPPYSIDLTSVPSLEELEQFRRHLATLNETKASRREEFVSTKRQIILCMEELDHTPDTSFERDVVCEDEDAFCLSLENIAALQTLLRQLEMRKAQNEAVCEGLRSRIRELWDRLQIPLEEREALAPCMSGSKAKIKKALQEEVDRLEELKIQNMKKVVEAIRTELALYWEKCFYSQEQRKAFTPYYDEDYTEMLLQLHDAELAQLKHYYEAHKELFEGVQKWEDSWRLFLEFERKASDPSRFTNRGGNLLKEEKQRAKLQKTLPKLEEELKGRIELWEQERAQAFVVNGQKFMEYVTEQWELHRLEKEKAKQERQLKKTQQTETEMLYGSTPRTPGKRRGPGPNTPGKVRKLNATTVSSATPNSTLRSVFGGTVYHSPAARLPPAGGKPSRTPSRPGQRTAPLGRQGHNKENIELSGSILTGGCPYSTPLQRNLTVNSVASTYSEFAKDPSLFDCSSVGSQRELSKASRSDVPSRILNSTNIQS